The genomic interval GAGCGGAGGACTCATACATTTGCACAAGCGACTATCTGCCATTGGCGCCTGACGACGATGTAGAAAAGCCTCGTGCGGGCGCACCGCGTGGTGAACCAGCAGCTGTTCAAGCATTCATCACGGAAGTTGCCGTTGAAGCTCTCGCAGTACGCGTTCTCAACGGGTTTGCCCGGCCGGATGCACTGCAACGCCGCCGCGCTCGTGTGCCCAGCGATCCAGCGCTTTGCCCGCGAACTCCGGTCCGTGGTCGCGGACGACGCTCCGGGGCAGTCCGCGGGCCATCGCCACGCGGTCGAGCGCCTGGATCACGCGGCCGGCCGGGAATGCCCCACCACGATCAGACGGACACTCGCGCGTGAAGTCGTCCACCAACGTGAAGCAGCGAACGCGCGACCGTCCGTCTGTGCGCGCTGGGGCTCTGAGCACAAACGTCTGCTCGGTGATGCCATGCTTGCGGCACAGTTCGCGGATCTGCACGCCGGCGTGCGCCTGCTGCTTGGGAATCCCTGAACCGCCGTCCTGGGCGCTACAGCCATGGCCGTCGTCCGATGACCTGGCCACGGCACTGGCTGGGACGCCTAACGAAGCTGTAGAAAACCCGGCGCGACCTCGCGAGCGCCAGAGACTTTGCAGGGCTGCTGGGTGAAGCTAGAGTGGGTTTCGTCCCGCGTCGAGGAGCGCCCATGGCCCGCTACAAGTACATCGATACGCAGCCCCGCTTGCTGCCGGTCGATCTCGCCCAGCAGCTGCTGCCGGGCACCTTCGAACATGCCGTGCATCACTTGGTGACGCACGCGATCGACCTCTCGCACTTCGACGCGCGGTTCAAGAATGACACGACCGGCGCGCCCGCGTATCCGCCCGCGACGCTGCTGCAGGTCGTGCTCGTCGCCTACGCGCGGGGGTCGTGAGTAGCCGTGGGATCGCGCGGCTCTGCGAGACACACGTGACCTTCATCGCCCTGTGCGGCGACCAGGCGCCGCACTTCACCACGATCGCGCACTTTGTCAGCACGTTGGGGGACGACATCGCCCGCGTCTTCGCCGCCGTGCTCGCCATTTGTGAGGCGCAGGGGTTGATCGGGCGCGAGATGTTTGCGATCGATGGGGTCAAGCTGCCGAGCAACGCCGCGAAGCAGAAGAGTGGGACGCGGGCCGAGTTTGAGCGGCAGGCCGACAAACTGGAAGCGGCGGCCGCGGCGATGGTCGCGCGGCATCGGGCGACGGATGCCTTGCCGGTTGAGCCGAGTTCAAGCGCGAAAGAGGTGGCCCGGCTCGCGCGGCTGCAGCGCGACGCGACGCAGCTGCGCGCGTGGTTGGCGGCGCATCCCGAGGAGCGGCGCGGGCCGAATGGCGCGGTGCGGAAGAGCCATCGCACCGACAACGAGAGTGCGAAGATGGCGACGGGCAAAGGCGTGATCCAGGGCTACACGGGCGTGGCGGCGGTGGATGCGAAGCATCAGATCATTTGTGTGGCGGAGGCCCATGGGACGGGCTCGGAACAGGAGCTCCTCGTGCCGGTCGTGGAGGCGCTCACGCCCCACCTCGCGCCGACGTCGCTGGTGACGGCGGACGCGGGCTACCACAGTGAAGCAAACGTGCGCGCGTTGGAGCAGCGCCAGGTGGACGCGCTGATTGCGGACAGCGAGTTGCGGCGGCGCGACGAGCGCTTCGCGACCCAAGTGGAACATCATCAGACCAAGGATCCACTGCATGACAAGTCAGATGAGGAGGGGGCGCCACGGCGGTTCCAGCCGAGTGATTTCACGTACGATCCGGTCGCGCGCACATGTGTATGCCCCGCGGGCAAATCCCTCTATCGGAAAGGGCCGGCGAATATCACGCGCGGGTTTGTCGCCGAGCATTTCCTCGGCACGAAGCGGGATTGCCTTCCCTGTCTCCTCCGCGTGCAGTGTCTACGCGATCCAACCCAAGCGTCGCCCCGCTCGGTGGCCTTCTTCCGCGGCCGCGCCGCGCCCGCGCCGGAGACGCGCACGGCCCGGAGGAAGCGTCGCATCGATCAGCCCACGGAACGAGCGCGGTATGCGCAGCGCTTTGGGACGGTGGAGCCCGTCTTCGCCAATCTTCGGCACAACAAGCGCCTGGATCGCTTCACGCTACGCAGTCGCCGGAAGGTGGAGGCGCAATGGCGGCGCTTCTGTCTGGTGCACAACATCGAGAAGCTCGCGCACACGGGCTACGCCGCCTAACGCGTCCGGGGACCCGGCGGTCGGGCGCGATTGCCTGCCCTTGGCGCGGTCGATCCGCGCCGCCAGCGAAATAGCGATCCTCGCATGCCACCGCAGGCTCCGCCGAAGCCAGTCGGCGTCACGACCGCCCTCGCACAGCCCAAGAGAGGCTTTTCCTACACCCTGAGCGAATAGCGTTCTGCTGCGAACGCTCAAATGAACTGCGAACGGGCGGCGCGCGCAAACCCAAACGTGCTATCGGCGCGCGCCGCCCGTTCGCTTCCTCAATTGCCCGCGTTCGTCAGCAGCAACGCGTGGTTATGCCGCGGCTGCGCCGACCGCTGCCGGTCTATCGAGCACCGAGATACTGATGGCGCATGGTCCTCGTTTGTTTGAACCGAGGGCGTAGGTGACGCGCTGCCCGGTGCGGAGTTCGTTGAAGTCGGCGTTTAGTAGCTCGGCGTGGAAGAAGAAGATATTCGCCGCTCCGGAATCCGGAGCGATAAAGCCATATCCAGGTTGTAGGTTCTGTATGCGACCCGTTTGCTGAGGAAGTTCCGCTTGAGTCGGAACGACTGGCGACGTGCCGTTCGTTGCGGGGTGAGCGCGAACCGGCCTCGGTGGCACGAACATTCCATTCACCAACGGATCGGCGCGTCGTGACCGATCGTCTATTATCTGATGCATCATGATCGGGTACGTAACCTCGTCGAGGAGCACCTGCGCCGTTCTCGTTTCCTGCTCCTTGTTGTCTGCGTCCGTAAACTTGAAGTCCCAAGCGAGCAGCATGACCCTGGTGCCAATGGTGTTGAGCTTGCGCACGAGTGGAAGAAAGTCTCCATCGCAGGCAAC from Gemmatimonadaceae bacterium carries:
- a CDS encoding transposase codes for the protein MQCIRPGKPVENAYCESFNGNFRDECLNSCWFTTRCARTRLFYIVVRRQWQIVACANV
- a CDS encoding NYN domain-containing protein translates to MTTKTNELTRIGVFYDGTFFFHASNYYNYHHDRRARLSVGGLHEFVRSQAADSEGVDVRYCQIVDAHYFRGRPRAQDAEQRGMLARERAFDDVLVREGVVTHYLPLGPDGEKGIDVWLALEAYELAIYKRFDVVVLVACDGDFLPLVRKLNTIGTRVMLLAWDFKFTDADNKEQETRTAQVLLDEVTYPIMMHQIIDDRSRRADPLVNGMFVPPRPVRAHPATNGTSPVVPTQAELPQQTGRIQNLQPGYGFIAPDSGAANIFFFHAELLNADFNELRTGQRVTYALGSNKRGPCAISISVLDRPAAVGAAAA